In Pengzhenrongella sicca, a single genomic region encodes these proteins:
- a CDS encoding metallophosphoesterase family protein: MRFRALAQSWRESLGRGWRGIGGWARRVRWGRAALVGLVVLVGALTFGVTTASTQSSLGPHEARYEVTTDDLVTLDLGPLGTLQIDSPLPLTFGARVTVEEIPADVRAVDAARTIEALGSDLQSYVQFFSAPQVSITDAARALVVNAALRTLSALVAVALLVAVGRVLLGTPRRAELAAGLAPRRRPLIGGALLALAVATTAVSSLNPSERGLTGRAASSVFDGTPLEGARITGRLAGVIDTYGGEVVKAYRANTDFYAGADDALETAWADRAAGTRAREEARALLQGEPLAPAAPTPTPATEDEAPIVALLVSDLHCNVGMAPLIGSAAALADVDLVLDGGDSTINGTAVEQYCITTFAAAVPAGIPVVVAGGNHDSSETSAQERRAGFTVLDGGPVTVAGLRILGDTDPSQTRVGGGTSLSGAESATEVGARLAQTACDDGEIDLLLIHTPTVGQAALDSGCVPLQLSGHRHVRYGPEASGEGVRFTSASTAGAAPGQPTVGPLKGTAEMTVLRFDPDTRRAIDYQLIEVRPDGTASVGYPVPFPRPVEPVVDDDGSLADQRPASPVG; encoded by the coding sequence ATGAGATTTCGTGCCCTGGCGCAGTCGTGGCGGGAGTCTTTGGGTCGGGGTTGGCGCGGCATCGGTGGTTGGGCGCGGCGGGTCCGCTGGGGTCGGGCAGCGCTGGTCGGGCTCGTGGTTCTCGTCGGCGCCCTCACGTTCGGCGTGACGACGGCGTCCACGCAGTCGAGCCTCGGCCCGCACGAGGCGCGCTACGAGGTCACGACCGACGACCTCGTCACGCTCGACCTCGGCCCCCTCGGCACGCTGCAGATCGACTCGCCGCTCCCCCTGACGTTCGGCGCGCGCGTGACGGTCGAGGAGATCCCTGCCGACGTCCGCGCCGTCGACGCCGCTCGGACGATCGAGGCGCTCGGCAGCGACCTGCAGAGCTACGTCCAGTTCTTCAGCGCCCCCCAGGTGAGCATCACCGACGCCGCGCGCGCCCTGGTCGTCAACGCGGCGCTGCGCACCCTCTCGGCCCTGGTCGCCGTCGCGCTGCTCGTGGCCGTCGGCCGCGTGCTGCTCGGTACGCCGCGCCGCGCCGAGCTAGCCGCGGGGCTGGCGCCGCGCCGTCGGCCGCTGATCGGTGGCGCGCTGCTCGCGCTCGCCGTCGCGACCACGGCGGTGAGCAGCCTCAACCCGAGCGAGCGCGGGCTGACCGGCCGCGCCGCGTCGAGCGTGTTCGACGGGACGCCCCTGGAGGGCGCCCGGATCACGGGCCGCCTCGCCGGCGTGATCGACACCTACGGCGGGGAGGTCGTCAAGGCGTACCGGGCGAACACCGACTTCTACGCGGGCGCCGACGACGCCCTCGAGACCGCGTGGGCGGACCGGGCCGCCGGGACGCGCGCGCGCGAGGAGGCGCGGGCCCTGCTGCAGGGCGAGCCCCTGGCGCCGGCCGCCCCCACCCCGACCCCGGCGACCGAGGACGAGGCGCCGATCGTCGCGCTGCTCGTCAGCGACCTGCACTGCAACGTCGGGATGGCGCCACTGATCGGGTCGGCCGCGGCGCTCGCCGACGTCGACCTCGTGCTCGACGGTGGGGACTCGACCATCAACGGCACCGCCGTCGAGCAGTACTGCATCACGACGTTCGCCGCCGCGGTGCCCGCGGGGATCCCCGTCGTGGTCGCGGGCGGTAACCACGACTCGTCCGAGACGTCCGCGCAGGAGCGCCGGGCCGGCTTCACCGTGCTCGACGGCGGGCCGGTCACGGTCGCCGGGCTGCGGATCCTCGGCGACACCGACCCGAGCCAGACGCGCGTCGGCGGCGGCACCTCGCTGAGCGGCGCCGAGAGCGCGACGGAGGTGGGCGCGCGCCTGGCCCAGACGGCCTGCGACGACGGCGAGATCGACCTGCTCCTCATCCACACGCCGACCGTCGGCCAGGCGGCGCTCGACAGCGGCTGCGTGCCGCTACAGCTCTCGGGCCACCGGCACGTGCGGTACGGGCCCGAGGCGTCCGGCGAGGGCGTGCGCTTCACGAGCGCCAGCACCGCCGGCGCCGCACCGGGGCAGCCCACGGTCGGGCCGCTGAAGGGCACCGCCGAGATGACCGTGCTGCGCTTCGACCCCGACACGCGCCGCGCGATCGACTACCAGCTCATCGAGGTGCGGCCGGACGGCACGGCGTCGGTCGGCTACCCCGTCCCGTTCCCGCGGCCGGTGGAGCCGGTCGTGGACGACGACGGCTCGCTCGCCGACCAGCGGCCGGCGTCGCCCGTAGGCTGA
- a CDS encoding metal-dependent transcriptional regulator: MSTAEPADLTAVAQDYLKVIWTAREWSTAPVTTKLLAARLRVGAPTVSEMVRRLGAQGLVDHAPYGSIELTALGRAHAVAMVRRHRLIETLLVQELGYSWDEVHDEAEVLEHAVSDLLVERIAARLGHPDRDPHGDPIPTADGHVPTPAAQRLWDLGPGEWVLARVSDADPGVLRLCAAHGLRPDVRITVVAARAGDGPIALRVGGRELTLEERPASALWVLPAT; this comes from the coding sequence GTGTCCACAGCCGAGCCCGCCGACCTCACCGCGGTGGCCCAGGACTACCTCAAGGTCATCTGGACCGCGCGCGAGTGGTCGACCGCGCCCGTGACCACGAAGCTGCTCGCCGCGCGGCTGCGCGTGGGCGCCCCGACCGTGTCCGAGATGGTGCGCCGGCTCGGCGCGCAGGGCCTCGTCGACCACGCTCCGTACGGCTCGATCGAGCTCACCGCCCTCGGCCGGGCGCACGCCGTCGCGATGGTGCGCCGGCATCGGCTGATCGAGACCCTGCTCGTGCAGGAGCTGGGCTACAGCTGGGACGAGGTCCACGACGAGGCCGAGGTGCTCGAGCACGCCGTCTCCGACCTGCTGGTCGAGCGGATCGCGGCGCGCCTCGGGCACCCCGACCGCGACCCCCACGGCGACCCGATCCCGACCGCCGACGGCCACGTGCCGACCCCTGCGGCGCAGCGGCTCTGGGATCTCGGGCCGGGGGAGTGGGTGCTCGCGCGCGTGTCCGACGCCGACCCCGGCGTCCTGCGCCTGTGCGCCGCGCACGGCCTGCGCCCGGACGTCCGGATCACCGTCGTCGCGGCGCGCGCCGGCGACGGGCCGATCGCGCTGCGGGTCGGCGGCCGGGAGCTGACCCTGGAGGAGCGGCCGGCGTCGGCGCTGTGGGTCCTGCCTGCCACCTGA
- a CDS encoding MFS transporter — MTQAPTGIRPAQFNGLPGARVRPALLALALGGFSIGTTEFATMGLLPQIAADLEVSIPAAGHVITAYALGVVVGAPLLTAAAARIDRRTLLIALMVAFVVGNVLSAFAPSAGWLMVARFAAGLPHGAFFGVGAVMGTAVVGPARRGRAVATMMAGLTIANVVGVPLSTVVGQNLSWRAAFVVVGVLGLITLAALWRWLPPLAAHPEATVRTELAALRNSQLWAAFAAAAIGFGGMFAVYSYVAPLITEVTLLPAATVPIVLGLFGLGMTVGTVLGGRLADRSVLRTVYLGFAGTALVLVLIALTGAQPVAAVLSIVLLGITSQVLGLALQTRLMDVSPAAPSLGAALCHSALNLGNASGAYFGGLVIGAGWGYLAPAWVGAGLTLAGLALVLAFGRTPAPAR, encoded by the coding sequence GTGACCCAGGCACCGACAGGAATCCGTCCGGCCCAGTTCAACGGCCTGCCGGGCGCGCGGGTCCGGCCCGCCCTGCTCGCCCTCGCCCTCGGCGGCTTCAGCATCGGCACCACCGAGTTCGCGACCATGGGCCTGCTCCCGCAGATCGCGGCCGACCTGGAGGTCTCGATCCCCGCCGCGGGCCACGTCATCACGGCCTACGCGCTCGGCGTCGTCGTCGGCGCGCCGCTGCTGACGGCCGCGGCCGCCCGCATCGACCGGCGCACGCTGCTCATCGCGCTCATGGTCGCGTTCGTGGTCGGCAACGTGCTGTCCGCCTTCGCGCCCTCGGCGGGCTGGCTGATGGTCGCGCGGTTCGCCGCCGGGCTGCCGCACGGCGCGTTCTTCGGCGTCGGGGCCGTGATGGGCACCGCCGTCGTCGGGCCCGCCCGGCGCGGCCGCGCCGTCGCGACGATGATGGCCGGCCTCACGATCGCGAACGTTGTCGGGGTCCCGCTGTCGACGGTCGTCGGGCAGAACCTCAGCTGGCGCGCCGCCTTCGTCGTCGTGGGCGTGCTCGGGCTGATCACGCTCGCGGCGCTGTGGCGCTGGCTGCCCCCGCTCGCCGCGCACCCCGAGGCGACCGTGCGCACGGAGCTGGCCGCGCTGCGCAACTCCCAGCTCTGGGCGGCGTTCGCGGCCGCGGCGATCGGCTTCGGCGGGATGTTCGCCGTCTACTCGTACGTCGCGCCGCTGATCACCGAGGTCACGCTGCTGCCCGCCGCGACCGTCCCGATCGTGCTCGGGCTGTTCGGGCTCGGCATGACCGTCGGGACGGTGCTCGGCGGCCGGCTCGCGGACAGGTCGGTGCTGCGCACCGTGTATCTCGGCTTCGCCGGCACCGCGCTCGTGCTCGTCCTGATCGCGCTCACCGGCGCGCAGCCCGTGGCCGCCGTGCTGTCGATCGTGCTCCTGGGGATCACGTCGCAGGTGCTGGGCCTCGCCCTACAGACGCGGCTGATGGACGTCTCGCCCGCGGCGCCGTCGCTCGGCGCGGCCCTGTGCCACTCGGCGCTGAACCTCGGCAACGCCTCCGGTGCCTACTTCGGCGGCCTCGTCATCGGCGCCGGCTGGGGGTACCTGGCGCCCGCCTGGGTCGGCGCCGGCCTGACGCTCGCCGGCCTGGCCCTCGTCCTCGCATTCGGCCGGACCCCCGCGCCCGCGCGCTGA
- the leuS gene encoding leucine--tRNA ligase: MTSPDASPAVPAVDDSATGDLGFRYTAALASELEERWQDRWEELGTFFTPNPTGALADGDGAPAAPGSPTFYVLDMFPYPSGAGLHVGHPLGYIATDVVGRYRRMRGDNVLHALGYDAFGLPAEQYAVQTGQHPQVTTEANIANMRRQLRRLGLAHDPRRTFATTDPGYVRWTQWIFLQIFGAWYDVDAVRPDGGVGRARPIAELVAEYDAGTRALADGREWAALDAVERRRVVDAQRLAYISEAPVNWCPGLGTVLANEEVTADGRSERGNFPVFQRSLRQWNMRITAYADRLADDLELIDWPAKVKAMQRNWIGRSDGAYVRFAVPGAAEVEIFTTRPDTLFGATFMVVAPEHPLLDEVPAQWPDGTRDAWTGGHSNPVAAVAAYRAESAAKTAVERQIDAGRKTGVFTGHLALNPVNGVPIPVFTADYVLMGYGTGAIMAVPAEDERDWAFAAAFELPHVRTVQPPAGFDGGAWTGSGAMINSANDEIDLNGLAVAESKPAMIAWLEAKGLGSSTTTYRLRDWLFSRQRYWGEPFPIVYDENDLPIAIPDAQLPVNLPDVPDYSPRTFAADDVSSAPEPPLGRNAAWVDVTLDLGEGPKKYRRETNTMPNWAGSCWYYLRYLDPTDAGAVVDPALERYWLGPDHNAAAGAAGGVDLYVGGVEHAVLHLLYARFWHKALYDLGHVSSLEPFHKLFNQGYIQAYAYARADNGAYVEAATVTERAPGEFVAQVDGVDVPVVQEYGKMGKSLKNVVTPDDMYDAYGADTFRVYEMSMGPLDQSRPWDTRAVVGSQRFLQRLWRNGVDEATGALVATDDAPSLATVKLLHRTIADVRVEMQEMRLNTAIAKLIAYNNHLTSLAAVPRAALEPLVLMTAPIAPHIAEELWRLLGHDRSLAHEPYPVALDEYLVQDSVVCVLQVQGKVRARIDVAPGIDDAALEALALADPGVQRALAGRDVRVVIVRAPKLVNVVPA; encoded by the coding sequence GTGACCTCGCCCGATGCCTCGCCCGCCGTGCCCGCCGTCGACGACAGTGCGACGGGTGACCTCGGCTTCCGCTACACCGCCGCGCTCGCGTCCGAGCTCGAGGAGCGCTGGCAGGATCGCTGGGAGGAACTCGGCACGTTCTTCACGCCCAACCCGACCGGTGCGCTCGCCGACGGGGACGGGGCGCCGGCCGCGCCGGGCTCCCCGACGTTCTACGTGCTCGACATGTTCCCGTACCCGTCCGGCGCCGGCCTGCACGTCGGGCACCCGCTCGGCTACATCGCGACCGACGTCGTCGGCCGGTACCGCCGGATGCGCGGCGACAACGTGCTGCACGCGCTCGGCTACGACGCGTTCGGCCTGCCCGCCGAGCAGTACGCGGTGCAGACCGGGCAGCACCCGCAGGTCACGACCGAGGCCAACATCGCGAACATGCGCCGGCAGCTGCGCCGGCTCGGGCTCGCGCACGACCCGCGGCGCACGTTCGCCACGACCGACCCGGGCTACGTGCGGTGGACGCAGTGGATCTTCCTGCAGATCTTCGGCGCGTGGTACGACGTCGACGCGGTGCGCCCGGACGGCGGCGTCGGCCGGGCCCGCCCGATCGCCGAGCTCGTGGCCGAGTACGACGCCGGCACGCGCGCGCTGGCGGACGGGCGCGAGTGGGCGGCGCTCGACGCCGTCGAGCGCCGGCGCGTGGTCGACGCCCAGCGGCTCGCGTACATCTCCGAGGCGCCGGTCAACTGGTGCCCGGGCCTCGGCACCGTCCTCGCGAACGAGGAGGTCACCGCCGACGGCCGCAGCGAGCGGGGGAACTTCCCCGTGTTCCAGCGCAGCTTGCGGCAGTGGAACATGCGCATCACGGCCTACGCCGACCGGCTCGCGGACGACCTCGAGCTCATCGACTGGCCCGCGAAGGTCAAGGCCATGCAGCGCAACTGGATCGGCCGCTCCGACGGCGCGTACGTCCGGTTCGCCGTGCCCGGCGCGGCCGAGGTCGAGATCTTCACGACCCGGCCCGACACGCTGTTCGGCGCGACCTTCATGGTGGTGGCGCCCGAGCACCCCCTGCTCGACGAGGTCCCGGCGCAGTGGCCCGACGGGACCCGCGACGCCTGGACCGGCGGGCACTCGAACCCCGTCGCCGCAGTCGCCGCGTACCGCGCCGAGTCGGCCGCCAAGACCGCGGTCGAGCGCCAGATCGACGCGGGCCGCAAGACCGGCGTGTTCACCGGCCACCTCGCCCTCAACCCGGTCAACGGGGTGCCGATCCCGGTCTTCACAGCCGACTACGTGCTGATGGGCTACGGGACCGGCGCGATCATGGCCGTGCCCGCCGAGGACGAGCGGGACTGGGCGTTCGCGGCCGCGTTCGAGCTGCCGCACGTGCGCACCGTGCAGCCGCCCGCCGGCTTCGACGGCGGCGCGTGGACGGGCTCCGGCGCGATGATCAACTCCGCCAACGACGAGATCGACCTGAACGGCCTCGCGGTCGCCGAGTCCAAGCCCGCGATGATCGCGTGGCTCGAGGCCAAGGGGCTCGGCAGCTCGACCACCACGTACCGCCTGCGCGACTGGCTCTTCAGCCGCCAGCGGTACTGGGGCGAGCCGTTCCCGATCGTGTACGACGAGAACGACCTGCCGATCGCGATCCCGGACGCGCAGCTGCCGGTGAACCTCCCGGACGTGCCGGACTACTCGCCGCGCACCTTCGCGGCCGACGACGTGAGCTCGGCCCCCGAGCCGCCGCTGGGGCGCAACGCCGCCTGGGTCGACGTCACGCTCGACCTCGGCGAGGGCCCCAAGAAGTACCGGCGCGAGACCAACACGATGCCCAACTGGGCCGGGTCGTGCTGGTACTACCTGCGCTACCTCGACCCGACCGACGCGGGCGCCGTCGTCGACCCGGCGCTCGAGCGCTACTGGCTCGGGCCCGACCACAACGCGGCCGCCGGCGCCGCGGGCGGCGTCGACCTGTACGTGGGCGGCGTCGAGCACGCCGTGCTGCACCTGCTGTACGCGCGGTTCTGGCACAAGGCGCTCTACGACCTCGGGCACGTCTCGAGCCTGGAGCCGTTCCACAAGCTCTTCAACCAGGGCTACATCCAGGCGTACGCCTACGCGCGCGCCGACAACGGCGCCTACGTCGAGGCCGCGACCGTGACGGAGCGCGCGCCCGGGGAGTTCGTGGCGCAGGTCGACGGCGTCGACGTCCCCGTCGTGCAGGAGTACGGGAAGATGGGCAAGTCCCTCAAGAACGTGGTGACGCCCGACGACATGTACGACGCCTACGGCGCCGACACCTTCCGGGTGTACGAGATGTCGATGGGGCCGCTCGACCAGTCCCGCCCGTGGGACACGCGCGCCGTCGTCGGCTCGCAGCGCTTCCTGCAGCGCCTGTGGCGCAACGGCGTCGACGAGGCGACGGGGGCCCTCGTTGCCACCGACGACGCGCCGTCGCTCGCGACCGTGAAGCTGCTGCACCGCACGATCGCGGACGTGCGCGTCGAGATGCAGGAGATGCGGCTCAACACCGCGATCGCCAAGCTCATCGCGTACAACAACCACCTCACGTCGCTCGCGGCCGTCCCGCGGGCCGCGCTCGAGCCTCTCGTGCTGATGACGGCGCCGATCGCGCCGCACATCGCGGAGGAGCTGTGGCGCCTGCTCGGCCACGACCGCTCGCTCGCGCACGAGCCGTACCCGGTCGCCCTCGACGAGTACCTCGTCCAGGACTCGGTCGTGTGCGTGCTCCAGGTGCAGGGCAAGGTCAGGGCTCGCATCGACGTCGCGCCCGGGATCGACGACGCCGCACTCGAGGCGCTCGCCCTGGCCGACCCGGGCGTCCAGCGCGCGCTCGCGGGCCGGGACGTGCGCGTCGTGATCGTGCGCGCGCCGAAGCTCGTGAACGTGGTGCCCGCCTGA
- a CDS encoding fatty acid desaturase family protein — MNTSTTDATANAPRERQVSDFTALARTVQDAGLLRRRHAYYWARFVGLTAALIGLGATIVLLGDTWWQLAVAAVLALVLGQVMFLGHDAAHRQIFASGKWNDWSSLVIANLYAGMSYGWWNHKHSRHHAKPNQIGADPDIGVDTIVFHTETLTQARTGFGAWFAKRQGWLFFPLLLLEGLNLHLSGVKTVFGRGEVKRRPVEIAFVTLRLGGYLALVFWALPVGMAFAFIGVQMGLFGLYMGAVFAPNHKGMPIVPANSRIDFLSRQVLMSRNVRGGRLIDWFMGGLNYQVEHHLFPSMPRPHLRRVQPIVREFCASRGIAYTETSLLQSYGIVIRYLNKVGLAASDPFQCPLTAEYRSAR, encoded by the coding sequence GTGAACACGAGCACCACCGACGCGACCGCGAACGCGCCGCGCGAGCGCCAGGTCAGCGACTTCACCGCGCTTGCGCGGACCGTGCAGGACGCGGGGCTGCTCCGCCGCCGGCACGCGTACTACTGGGCGCGATTCGTCGGGCTCACCGCAGCGCTCATCGGCCTCGGCGCCACGATCGTGCTGCTCGGCGACACCTGGTGGCAGCTCGCCGTCGCCGCCGTCCTTGCCCTCGTGCTCGGGCAGGTCATGTTCCTGGGGCACGACGCCGCGCACCGCCAGATCTTCGCGTCGGGCAAGTGGAACGACTGGTCGAGCCTCGTGATCGCGAACCTGTACGCCGGCATGAGCTACGGCTGGTGGAACCACAAGCACAGCCGGCACCACGCCAAGCCCAACCAGATCGGCGCGGACCCGGACATCGGCGTCGACACGATCGTCTTCCACACCGAGACCCTCACGCAGGCGCGCACGGGCTTCGGTGCCTGGTTCGCGAAGCGGCAGGGCTGGCTCTTCTTCCCCCTGCTCCTGCTCGAGGGCCTCAACCTGCACCTGTCCGGGGTCAAGACGGTGTTCGGGCGTGGCGAGGTCAAGCGCCGGCCGGTCGAGATCGCGTTCGTGACGCTGCGCCTGGGCGGGTACCTCGCCCTGGTGTTCTGGGCCCTGCCGGTCGGGATGGCGTTCGCGTTCATCGGCGTCCAGATGGGCCTGTTCGGGCTGTACATGGGCGCCGTGTTCGCGCCCAACCACAAGGGGATGCCGATCGTCCCCGCGAACTCGCGGATCGACTTCCTCAGCCGCCAGGTGCTGATGAGCCGCAACGTGCGCGGCGGGCGGCTGATCGACTGGTTCATGGGCGGGCTCAACTACCAGGTCGAGCACCACCTGTTCCCGAGCATGCCGCGCCCGCACCTGCGCCGCGTCCAGCCGATCGTGCGCGAGTTCTGCGCCTCGCGGGGCATCGCGTACACCGAGACGTCGCTGCTGCAGTCGTACGGCATCGTCATCCGCTACCTCAACAAGGTCGGCCTCGCGGCGAGCGACCCGTTCCAGTGCCCGCTGACCGCGGAGTACCGGTCGGCGCGCTGA